A single genomic interval of halophilic archaeon DL31 harbors:
- a CDS encoding hypothetical protein (KEGG: hmu:Hmuk_3059 hypothetical protein) — MPPNPDQESLERRLDAVEAAVSADESALEVAQSSSDTDISSRIEALETRIEELEAAVQAVRGFLGGVDAVNESVESRADAAIAAVERLEQRLDEEGVTVDSRPQGGENTSDANAKAGSADTQDQTLPERLRDQW, encoded by the coding sequence ATGCCGCCGAACCCAGACCAAGAATCTCTCGAACGACGGCTCGACGCAGTAGAGGCTGCGGTCTCGGCCGACGAGAGCGCCCTCGAAGTAGCGCAGTCATCCTCGGATACGGATATCAGTAGCCGGATCGAAGCGCTTGAAACCCGTATTGAGGAACTCGAGGCAGCGGTGCAAGCAGTACGCGGCTTCCTCGGCGGTGTCGACGCCGTGAACGAATCCGTCGAGTCCCGCGCCGATGCGGCTATCGCCGCCGTCGAGCGGCTCGAACAGCGACTCGACGAGGAAGGAGTCACCGTCGATTCGCGTCCGCAAGGAGGTGAAAACACGAGCGATGCCAACGCGAAGGCTGGGTCAGCTGATACGCAAGACCAGACGCTCCCTGAACGGCTTCGCGACCAGTGGTAG
- a CDS encoding Tubulin/FtsZ GTPase (PFAM: Tubulin/FtsZ, GTPase domain~KEGG: hut:Huta_1200 tubulin/FtsZ GTPase): protein MKIVLIGVGQAGGKLSTALARHDDAMGFRAVRDAIAVNSANADLQDLPLDTVLIGQARVNGHGVGGDNELGAEIMQEDALELLDEVSGRIDSATEAVFIVAGLGGGTGSGGAPVLAKELKRIYDIPIYAIGILPGRDEGSLYQVNAGRSLKTLTREANSVILVDNDAWRSTGNSMEEGMTAINERIAERLGLLLAAGEPVEQDSVLGFSDSAEREIAQSVVDTSEVIKTLRSGGLAAVGYAASQASEDPDDNINVVTSTTRQALLTGTSLPQASEADAALLVVAGRPDVLSRKGIERARSWVEAETKSMAVRGGDFPIDSDELISLVLLGGIERSPRVEAFMERAAEAKRETTEREQTKEPAGEGFQNDELEDLC, encoded by the coding sequence ATGAAAATCGTCCTTATCGGCGTTGGGCAGGCTGGAGGGAAGCTCAGCACGGCACTGGCGAGACACGACGACGCGATGGGGTTCCGTGCGGTACGGGACGCGATTGCGGTCAACAGCGCCAACGCGGACCTCCAAGACCTTCCACTGGATACGGTCCTGATCGGACAGGCCCGGGTGAACGGCCACGGCGTCGGCGGCGACAACGAACTCGGCGCCGAGATAATGCAGGAAGACGCGCTTGAACTGCTGGACGAGGTCAGCGGCCGAATCGACTCTGCGACAGAAGCGGTGTTCATCGTCGCTGGCCTGGGCGGGGGTACCGGGAGTGGCGGCGCGCCCGTCCTCGCGAAGGAGCTCAAACGCATCTACGACATCCCAATCTACGCCATCGGTATCCTCCCGGGCCGTGACGAGGGGTCGCTCTATCAGGTCAACGCGGGCCGCTCGCTCAAGACACTCACTCGCGAGGCCAACTCCGTCATTCTCGTGGACAACGACGCCTGGCGCAGCACCGGAAACAGCATGGAGGAGGGGATGACGGCGATCAACGAGCGCATCGCCGAACGGCTCGGCCTGCTGCTCGCAGCTGGCGAACCGGTCGAGCAGGACTCCGTCTTGGGGTTCAGCGACAGCGCCGAGCGCGAGATTGCACAGAGCGTCGTCGACACCAGCGAGGTCATCAAGACGCTCCGCAGCGGTGGGCTGGCGGCCGTGGGCTACGCTGCCTCACAGGCGAGTGAGGACCCGGACGACAACATCAACGTCGTCACCAGTACGACTCGGCAAGCGTTGCTCACCGGGACGAGTCTCCCGCAGGCGTCTGAGGCGGACGCCGCGCTGTTGGTCGTGGCGGGGCGCCCTGACGTGCTCTCGCGCAAAGGCATCGAACGCGCCCGGTCCTGGGTCGAAGCGGAGACAAAGAGCATGGCCGTCCGGGGCGGCGACTTCCCCATCGACTCGGACGAACTCATCTCGCTCGTTCTGCTGGGTGGAATCGAGCGGTCCCCCAGAGTGGAGGCGTTCATGGAGCGGGCGGCCGAGGCCAAGCGGGAGACGACCGAACGAGAGCAGACCAAGGAGCCCGCGGGAGAGGGGTTCCAGAACGACGAACTCGAGGATCTGTGCTAA
- a CDS encoding CinA domain protein (KEGG: hbo:Hbor_24930 competence/damage-inducible protein CinA-like protein~TIGRFAM: CinA, C-terminal~PFAM: CinA, C-terminal), which translates to MDEHASDSPVEERIGDALREADATVAVAESCTGGLIGSLLTDIPGSSDYFDRSVVTYSYDAKLTELAVSRESLDGHGAVSAPVAEQMAAGIRDTAGTTFGLSTTGIAGPDGGSEEKPVGTVFIGRAYAAEWGSGGSYTSVSRHVLDGDRTEVKAGIARTALELLVADM; encoded by the coding sequence ATGGACGAACACGCTTCGGACTCGCCAGTCGAAGAGCGCATCGGCGACGCACTACGGGAAGCCGACGCCACGGTTGCCGTTGCCGAATCCTGCACGGGTGGCCTCATCGGCTCGCTCCTGACGGATATCCCGGGCTCCTCGGACTACTTCGACCGGTCGGTCGTCACCTACTCCTACGACGCCAAGCTCACAGAGCTTGCGGTCTCGCGGGAGAGCCTCGACGGCCACGGGGCCGTCTCCGCCCCCGTCGCCGAACAGATGGCTGCAGGCATTCGAGACACCGCTGGGACGACGTTTGGGCTCTCGACCACCGGCATCGCGGGCCCGGACGGTGGGAGCGAGGAGAAGCCAGTGGGAACGGTGTTCATCGGGCGAGCGTACGCTGCTGAGTGGGGAAGCGGCGGCTCCTACACATCGGTGTCCAGACACGTCCTCGACGGCGACCGGACCGAGGTCAAAGCGGGCATCGCGCGGACGGCACTGGAGCTGTTGGTTGCGGATATGTGA
- a CDS encoding Protein of unknown function DUF457, transmembrane (PFAM: Protein of unknown function DUF457, transmembrane~KEGG: hmu:Hmuk_2958 membrane-bound metal-dependent hydrolase) yields MNKKGHVLNAILLAIGVGFVLEPAGDASTFVAIAQVFMPLVLGALFPDVDTAFGKHRKTLHNLPILGIFLAYPYFFSNLNFVWAGILTHYLLDVVGSRRGIALFYPFSSEEFGMPTGVTTSNKFADLVTVAVTLVELAVFAAMVYLLPQYLPPGLELPGAAESMRGVLPA; encoded by the coding sequence ATGAACAAGAAAGGCCACGTCCTCAACGCCATCTTGTTGGCTATCGGCGTTGGGTTCGTGCTCGAACCCGCCGGTGACGCGTCGACGTTCGTCGCCATCGCCCAGGTGTTCATGCCGCTGGTGCTGGGTGCGCTGTTCCCCGACGTCGACACCGCGTTCGGCAAACACCGAAAGACCCTCCACAATCTTCCGATTCTCGGGATCTTCCTCGCCTACCCCTACTTCTTCAGCAACCTCAACTTCGTCTGGGCGGGAATCCTCACCCACTATCTGCTGGACGTGGTTGGGAGCCGTCGGGGAATCGCGCTGTTCTACCCCTTCTCGAGCGAGGAGTTCGGCATGCCGACCGGTGTCACCACCTCCAATAAGTTCGCGGATCTCGTAACCGTGGCTGTCACGCTCGTCGAACTCGCGGTGTTCGCCGCGATGGTCTACCTGCTGCCGCAGTATCTCCCGCCGGGGCTGGAACTGCCGGGCGCAGCGGAATCCATGCGGGGCGTGCTCCCCGCTTAG
- a CDS encoding hypothetical protein (KEGG: hvo:HVO_0721 hypothetical protein) has product MTTGPTRVDMHVKTLDKRVVSRAKARGIDVLVYAPHFTRLPEIRRRAERHSDDDLLVVPARELFTGNWQNRRHLLAVGLSDPVPDFISFEGALAEFESQGAALCVPHPSMLNVSLGRPEIRAYADHIDAIESYNAKSLPYTNKRAKTIAKEAGIPTFGSSYAHLRSTIGEAWTEFDTAIETEIDLVQALVNGVERRVVHQSGFGHRLRNFAEFAHLGFENSWGKADRLFFSGMEPTHPDHIAYAGRFDDVAVY; this is encoded by the coding sequence GTGACTACGGGGCCGACGCGGGTGGACATGCACGTCAAGACCCTCGACAAACGGGTCGTCTCGCGGGCGAAAGCCCGCGGTATCGACGTCCTGGTCTACGCGCCACACTTCACGCGCCTCCCGGAAATTCGGCGCCGGGCCGAGCGCCACAGCGACGATGACCTACTCGTAGTGCCGGCACGGGAGCTGTTCACGGGGAACTGGCAGAACCGCAGACATCTCCTCGCAGTCGGGCTCTCGGACCCGGTTCCGGATTTCATCAGCTTCGAGGGCGCACTTGCCGAGTTCGAGTCCCAGGGCGCAGCGCTCTGTGTTCCCCACCCCTCGATGCTGAACGTGAGTCTCGGCCGACCGGAGATTCGGGCCTACGCCGACCACATCGACGCCATCGAGAGCTACAACGCAAAGTCCCTCCCCTACACCAACAAGCGGGCCAAAACTATCGCAAAGGAAGCCGGCATCCCCACGTTCGGCTCCTCGTACGCCCATCTCCGGAGCACGATCGGCGAGGCCTGGACGGAGTTCGACACGGCGATCGAGACCGAGATCGACTTGGTGCAAGCGCTCGTCAACGGCGTCGAGCGCCGGGTCGTCCACCAATCCGGGTTTGGCCACCGGCTCAGGAATTTCGCAGAGTTCGCCCATCTCGGCTTCGAGAACAGTTGGGGGAAAGCCGACCGCCTCTTCTTCTCGGGGATGGAACCGACCCACCCAGACCATATCGCGTATGCGGGCCGGTTCGACGACGTTGCGGTCTACTAA
- a CDS encoding hypothetical protein (KEGG: hla:Hlac_0933 hypothetical protein), with product MTGWNCGIAGCERSFDGPESVIVHQTTEHQRHECKVCGTIVPEGYFAIRHAFDEHTRAEYVRAYDAESQEVRAREAIKEDVEENADLQSVVQQLNANGGASR from the coding sequence ATGACCGGCTGGAACTGCGGGATTGCGGGCTGTGAACGATCGTTCGACGGCCCCGAATCCGTCATTGTCCACCAGACGACCGAACACCAGCGCCACGAGTGTAAGGTGTGTGGCACCATCGTCCCGGAAGGCTACTTCGCTATCCGTCACGCGTTCGACGAGCACACTCGCGCCGAGTACGTCCGGGCCTACGACGCCGAAAGTCAGGAGGTGCGGGCACGCGAAGCGATCAAGGAGGATGTGGAGGAGAACGCCGACCTCCAGAGCGTTGTCCAACAACTCAACGCCAACGGCGGCGCGTCACGGTAG
- a CDS encoding universal metal-binding-domain/4Fe-4S-binding-domain containing ABC transporter protein (KEGG: hla:Hlac_0801 ATP binding protein~TIGRFAM: universal metal-binding-domain/4Fe-4S-binding-domain containing ABC transporter protein; Protein of unknown function DUF71, ATP-binding region~PFAM: Protein of unknown function DUF71, ATP-binding region) yields the protein MEWVSLFSGGKDSSWALYRAQQEGLDMRRLLTVHPEGDSYMYHTPATRLASLAAESIGLALEEVEPDDFDAENAIDAGEQGDAEVEPLEAALRELAEEIDIAGVTAGAVESEFQTSRIEALCERLGIELFAPLWQRDPETLAEEMLEAGFDIRIVQVAAAGLDESWLGRRLDSEAFAELRERHEQYGVHLLGEGGEFETYVVDGPHMSQRIEFDYSTVWEGNRGHIIIEDAWLE from the coding sequence ATGGAATGGGTCAGCCTCTTCTCCGGCGGGAAGGACTCCTCGTGGGCGCTCTACCGTGCCCAACAGGAGGGCCTCGACATGAGGCGCCTCCTGACGGTCCACCCAGAGGGCGATTCGTACATGTACCACACCCCAGCCACACGGCTCGCGAGCCTCGCCGCCGAGAGCATTGGGCTGGCGCTCGAAGAAGTGGAACCCGACGACTTCGACGCTGAGAACGCCATCGACGCCGGCGAGCAGGGCGACGCCGAAGTCGAACCGCTGGAGGCAGCACTCCGAGAACTCGCCGAGGAAATCGACATTGCGGGCGTCACGGCCGGTGCAGTCGAGAGTGAGTTCCAGACCTCACGCATCGAGGCGCTCTGTGAGCGGCTGGGTATCGAGCTGTTCGCACCGCTCTGGCAGCGCGACCCAGAAACGTTGGCCGAAGAGATGCTCGAAGCGGGCTTCGACATCCGCATCGTGCAGGTGGCCGCCGCGGGACTCGACGAATCGTGGCTGGGCCGGCGGCTTGATTCGGAGGCGTTCGCGGAGCTACGGGAGCGACACGAGCAGTACGGGGTCCACCTACTCGGCGAAGGCGGGGAGTTCGAGACGTACGTCGTCGACGGGCCCCACATGAGCCAGCGCATCGAATTCGACTACTCGACGGTGTGGGAAGGCAATCGCGGCCACATCATCATCGAAGACGCCTGGTTGGAGTAA
- a CDS encoding phosphoadenosine phosphosulfate reductase (PFAM: Phosphoadenosine phosphosulphate reductase~KEGG: hvo:HVO_1079 sulfate adenylyltransferase small subunit) — MSEFPDYLNVDYTDGEGESPEDYPSLQHKIEKAIEVTKQGLEEYENPAIMWTGGKDSTLALYFVKEVAERHDLEVPPAVFLDHYQHFDELIEFVKHWAEEWDLDVQFARNDDVGAYVDEHGLTPGDDIEISELNEQNRHHIRNILEYEEETFPFLLDTYVGNHLLKTVPLNNAIEELDIDGIISGVRWDEQEARADETFFSPRHDPEIYPPHDRIQPILHFDERAVWDCFWHYVVPDTVEGYPDDGYIPDDADDLPNGLTQDDIPVSPKYFAGFRSLGSEVSTEKSESNPAWHQDLENTTERAGRAQDKEDLMERLRDLGYM, encoded by the coding sequence ATGAGCGAGTTCCCAGATTACCTGAACGTCGATTACACCGACGGCGAGGGCGAGTCTCCCGAGGACTACCCGAGCCTCCAGCACAAGATTGAGAAGGCCATCGAGGTCACCAAGCAGGGTCTCGAGGAGTACGAGAACCCCGCAATTATGTGGACCGGCGGCAAGGACTCCACGCTCGCGCTCTACTTCGTAAAGGAGGTCGCTGAGCGCCATGACCTCGAGGTGCCGCCCGCAGTGTTCCTCGACCACTACCAGCATTTCGACGAACTCATCGAGTTCGTCAAGCACTGGGCCGAGGAGTGGGACCTCGATGTGCAGTTTGCGCGGAACGACGACGTCGGCGCCTACGTCGACGAACACGGCCTCACGCCGGGCGACGACATCGAAATCTCGGAGCTCAACGAGCAGAACCGTCACCACATCCGGAACATCCTCGAGTACGAGGAGGAGACGTTCCCGTTCCTGCTCGACACCTACGTCGGCAACCACCTGCTAAAGACCGTCCCGCTCAACAACGCCATCGAGGAGTTGGATATCGACGGCATCATCTCCGGCGTCCGCTGGGACGAGCAGGAAGCTCGTGCCGACGAGACGTTCTTCAGCCCGCGCCACGACCCCGAGATCTACCCACCCCACGACCGCATCCAGCCGATCCTCCACTTCGACGAGCGCGCGGTCTGGGACTGCTTCTGGCACTACGTCGTGCCCGACACCGTCGAGGGCTACCCCGACGATGGCTACATTCCCGACGACGCCGACGACCTGCCCAACGGGCTGACCCAGGACGACATCCCGGTCTCGCCCAAATACTTCGCCGGCTTCCGCTCGCTTGGGTCGGAGGTTTCGACGGAGAAGAGCGAATCCAATCCCGCGTGGCACCAGGACCTCGAGAACACGACCGAGCGCGCCGGCCGCGCCCAGGACAAGGAGGACCTCATGGAGCGCCTCCGCGACCTGGGCTACATGTAA
- a CDS encoding Bacterio-opsin activator HTH domain protein (PFAM: Bacterio-opsin activator, HTH~KEGG: hma:rrnAC2472 bacterio-opsin activator), with product MSNEPAVDETGAAAAFQRFVLDITHPDCWTLDVTQVVDAGLLGHGVYEVNGQSVGRFTAFADTVDSLDDLVAAIRASPLTDSVRTLPGRQQNREWQGTAADVVAPGNVTRGLLVRYHSTNSISGPLQSRGFIPDSPVRIREGREEWTVLAEGTRESVSERLDAVRAEADADIEVVRITPPESAPTALLPEDALSERQREAFELARDRGYYEWPRNVSGTELAAEWDVSKATFLEHLRKAEAKLLGP from the coding sequence ATGAGTAACGAACCAGCAGTGGACGAGACGGGTGCGGCGGCGGCGTTCCAGCGATTCGTCCTCGACATCACGCATCCGGACTGCTGGACGCTCGACGTGACCCAGGTGGTCGACGCCGGCCTGCTTGGCCACGGCGTCTACGAGGTCAACGGCCAGTCAGTCGGGCGATTTACCGCTTTCGCGGACACGGTGGACAGCCTCGACGACCTCGTGGCGGCGATTCGGGCCTCGCCGTTGACTGACAGTGTCAGGACGCTGCCGGGGCGGCAACAGAACCGAGAGTGGCAAGGAACGGCTGCCGACGTTGTCGCACCCGGAAACGTCACCCGGGGATTGTTGGTTCGCTACCACTCCACCAACAGCATCAGCGGCCCGCTCCAGTCACGAGGGTTCATTCCGGATTCACCCGTCCGAATCCGCGAGGGGCGTGAAGAGTGGACCGTCCTCGCGGAAGGGACCCGAGAATCGGTCTCCGAGCGGTTGGACGCGGTGCGGGCGGAAGCGGACGCCGATATCGAGGTGGTCCGGATCACGCCCCCAGAGTCGGCGCCAACCGCGTTGCTCCCCGAAGACGCCCTCTCGGAGCGCCAACGCGAGGCGTTCGAACTCGCCCGCGACCGCGGCTACTACGAGTGGCCGCGCAACGTCTCCGGAACTGAACTGGCTGCGGAGTGGGACGTGTCGAAGGCGACGTTCCTTGAACACCTTCGGAAGGCCGAAGCGAAGCTGTTGGGACCATAA
- a CDS encoding Polyamine-transporting ATPase (PFAM: ABC transporter-like; Transport-associated OB, type 2~KEGG: nmg:Nmag_3862 spermidine/putrescine ABC transporter ATPase subunit~SMART: ATPase, AAA+ type, core) has protein sequence MALLAVSDLTKRFGDLVAVDDVAFAVEDGEFVSILGPSGSGKSTVLRMIAGFEQPTEGSIVLNDADVVGSPPFERDVNMVFQNLALFPHLTVAENIGYGLKQQGVDAPEREERIAQMLEMVRLEGYGDRQPSELSGGEQQRVALARALVNEPALVLFDEPLSSLDRKLRQHMQRELQRIQIETDTTFLYVTHDQEVALAVSDRLIVLDDGAVQQVGPVESLYEDPSNQFVADFIGDVNAVEATVTAVGDGTVAVDVDGKTIEIPTDETFDVDDTVSVCVRPHEVTVDDRNGEAAAEGVGAFSAPGVVQSRSYQGSSSIVDVETDRYGLIEAEVRGRTFDVGDEVTVHWDADTVYLFGRDSAPEGG, from the coding sequence ATGGCGCTGCTAGCCGTTTCAGATCTGACGAAGCGGTTCGGCGACCTCGTCGCCGTCGACGATGTAGCCTTCGCTGTCGAGGACGGCGAGTTCGTCTCAATTCTCGGCCCGAGCGGGTCGGGGAAATCCACGGTGCTGCGCATGATTGCGGGCTTCGAGCAGCCGACGGAGGGCTCTATCGTCCTCAACGACGCAGACGTTGTCGGCTCGCCCCCCTTCGAACGCGACGTGAACATGGTGTTTCAGAACCTCGCGCTGTTCCCGCATCTCACTGTCGCGGAGAACATCGGCTACGGCCTCAAACAGCAGGGCGTCGACGCCCCAGAGCGCGAGGAGCGCATCGCACAAATGCTGGAGATGGTGCGGTTGGAGGGGTACGGCGACCGGCAGCCCTCTGAACTCTCCGGCGGGGAGCAACAGCGGGTCGCGCTCGCGCGGGCGCTAGTCAACGAACCGGCGCTCGTGCTGTTCGACGAACCGCTCTCGTCGCTGGACCGCAAGCTCCGCCAGCATATGCAGCGTGAGCTCCAGCGCATCCAGATCGAGACCGACACCACGTTCCTCTACGTGACCCACGACCAGGAGGTCGCACTCGCCGTCTCGGACCGCCTCATCGTGCTCGATGACGGCGCTGTCCAGCAGGTCGGCCCGGTCGAGTCCCTCTACGAGGACCCGTCGAACCAGTTCGTGGCCGACTTCATCGGCGACGTAAACGCCGTTGAGGCGACGGTCACTGCTGTCGGGGACGGCACGGTTGCGGTCGACGTGGATGGCAAAACGATCGAAATACCGACTGACGAGACGTTCGACGTCGACGACACCGTCAGCGTCTGTGTCAGGCCCCACGAGGTCACGGTTGACGACCGCAATGGGGAGGCGGCTGCTGAGGGGGTCGGGGCGTTCTCGGCGCCCGGCGTGGTGCAGAGTCGGAGCTATCAGGGAAGCAGTTCCATCGTCGACGTCGAAACTGACCGGTACGGCCTCATCGAAGCTGAAGTTCGGGGTCGCACGTTCGACGTGGGTGATGAGGTGACTGTCCACTGGGACGCTGACACTGTCTACCTGTTCGGGCGCGACTCGGCGCCGGAGGGAGGCTGA
- a CDS encoding ABC-type transporter, integral membrane subunit (PFAM: Binding-protein-dependent transport systems inner membrane component~KEGG: nmg:Nmag_3863 binding-protein-dependent transport systems inner membrane component) encodes MAEGDAETAGGLTGLVTYFRERPRLRTLAVAGPPYAMLVLFFAIPLVVMLLVSFQTDRIGGAWTLANYTEFLTSETYLTVVWQTFIISVIVTAVVTAVGYALAYSIVRFSRRTTLLLLLVILPFWTSYIIRMYAWINILQSGGVLDSTLQLLGLPAVSLLYSQPAVLIGFTYVWLPLAVLPFYASLTNMDGDLIEASKDLGAGPIRTFLSVTLPTTINGVITGVILVFIPTFGSFITPRLLGGTNNIMIGMVIENQFKQAFNWPFGAAIGMVISVVVVCLLILGTRLGGGLISGGDGT; translated from the coding sequence ATGGCCGAAGGCGATGCCGAGACGGCTGGCGGACTGACGGGGCTGGTGACGTACTTCCGCGAGCGCCCGCGCCTGCGGACCCTCGCGGTCGCCGGGCCGCCGTACGCGATGCTGGTGCTGTTCTTCGCGATTCCGCTGGTCGTGATGTTGCTCGTCTCGTTCCAGACCGACCGCATCGGCGGTGCGTGGACGCTGGCGAACTACACGGAGTTCCTCACCTCCGAGACCTACCTGACCGTTGTCTGGCAGACGTTCATCATCAGCGTCATCGTGACCGCGGTGGTGACGGCGGTGGGCTACGCGCTCGCCTACAGTATCGTCCGGTTCAGCCGGCGGACGACGCTGCTGCTGTTGCTCGTCATCCTCCCGTTCTGGACCAGCTACATCATCCGGATGTACGCCTGGATCAACATCCTCCAGAGCGGCGGCGTGCTCGACTCGACGCTCCAGTTGCTCGGGCTGCCGGCGGTGAGCCTGCTCTACAGCCAGCCGGCGGTGCTCATCGGCTTCACCTACGTCTGGCTCCCGCTGGCGGTGTTGCCGTTCTACGCCTCTCTGACCAACATGGACGGGGACCTCATCGAGGCGTCGAAGGACCTGGGGGCGGGACCGATACGTACCTTCCTTTCGGTCACGCTGCCGACCACCATAAACGGAGTCATCACCGGCGTGATTCTGGTGTTCATCCCGACGTTCGGCTCGTTCATCACCCCACGGCTGCTCGGTGGCACGAACAACATCATGATTGGGATGGTCATCGAGAACCAGTTCAAGCAAGCGTTCAACTGGCCCTTTGGCGCGGCCATCGGGATGGTCATCTCGGTCGTCGTCGTCTGCCTCCTGATTCTGGGGACCCGCCTCGGCGGCGGGCTCATCAGTGGGGGTGACGGCACGTGA
- a CDS encoding ABC-type transporter, integral membrane subunit (PFAM: Binding-protein-dependent transport systems inner membrane component~KEGG: hje:HacjB3_18473 binding-protein-dependent transport systems inner membrane component) yields the protein MDPLERLLQTHASRMAGVVIALVIGFLWIPIGVLVFMSFADGGVLSFPPDKLTLRWYRVFLNNGTARAAIVTTLTISVPATAVSVALSTMAAYAIDRFVFPGRRGLQLLATLPIIVPLVVTGVAMVLFFRGTLGLGGYPSTVLAHVVRTVPFATLVILPTFLTFDRQLEEASKDLGADELRTFTGVTLPNVLPGIIAGGLLAFTLSFNEFVYTYFVKGSGDPTLPVYIWNEIRYNVTPEVNVISVVFLLLAVSMVLVAVSLTKVELLARR from the coding sequence ATGGACCCGCTCGAGCGGCTGCTCCAGACCCACGCCTCCCGGATGGCAGGCGTCGTCATCGCGCTGGTCATCGGATTCCTCTGGATCCCCATCGGCGTGCTGGTGTTCATGTCCTTCGCGGACGGCGGCGTGCTCTCGTTCCCGCCGGATAAGCTGACGCTGCGCTGGTACCGCGTGTTCCTGAACAACGGGACCGCCCGGGCCGCCATCGTGACGACGCTCACCATCTCCGTCCCTGCGACAGCGGTGAGCGTGGCCCTCTCGACGATGGCCGCCTACGCCATCGACCGGTTTGTCTTCCCGGGCCGTCGCGGGCTTCAGTTGCTCGCCACGCTGCCCATCATCGTCCCGCTGGTCGTCACTGGGGTGGCGATGGTGCTGTTCTTCCGCGGAACGCTGGGCCTCGGGGGCTACCCCTCGACGGTGCTCGCCCACGTGGTACGGACAGTGCCGTTCGCTACGCTGGTGATTCTCCCAACGTTCCTCACGTTCGACCGACAGCTCGAGGAGGCGTCGAAGGATCTCGGCGCCGACGAACTCCGGACGTTCACCGGCGTGACGCTGCCGAACGTCCTCCCGGGCATCATCGCCGGCGGCCTGCTGGCGTTCACGCTATCCTTCAACGAGTTCGTCTACACCTACTTCGTGAAGGGCTCGGGTGACCCGACGCTGCCGGTGTACATCTGGAACGAGATTCGGTACAACGTCACGCCGGAGGTAAACGTCATCAGCGTCGTCTTCCTGCTGCTTGCGGTGTCGATGGTGCTGGTGGCCGTCTCGCTCACCAAGGTCGAACTGCTCGCGCGTCGGTGA
- a CDS encoding hypothetical protein (KEGG: hvo:HVO_1080 hypothetical protein) gives MTGRVFRLHSTLELPLEELEEFLEDTELPPEIDSVDLTRRNNTLILKAISKDTDIGKYTPTAQLKASVSETRVYEEEPPKTAPTWGDEEEEEIPSELVEFACFKGDRETVLQNTALQFPMFLVLRELALLSEKGTLTAVLEKDDDLQAVRIVEGEELPASVEVVEKPRQGNGEDGGVNWRDNKFISE, from the coding sequence ATGACAGGTCGCGTATTCAGACTCCACTCGACCCTGGAACTGCCCCTCGAGGAATTGGAGGAGTTTCTCGAAGACACGGAACTCCCCCCCGAGATCGACTCTGTCGACCTCACCCGCCGCAACAACACGCTGATTCTGAAGGCCATCTCCAAGGACACGGATATCGGGAAATACACCCCAACCGCACAGCTCAAAGCGAGCGTTTCGGAGACCCGTGTCTACGAGGAAGAGCCCCCCAAGACCGCCCCCACCTGGGGGGATGAGGAAGAAGAAGAGATTCCGTCCGAGCTCGTGGAGTTCGCCTGCTTCAAAGGCGACCGCGAGACGGTGCTCCAGAACACGGCGCTGCAGTTCCCCATGTTCCTCGTGCTGCGTGAACTCGCGCTCCTGTCTGAGAAGGGGACGCTCACGGCTGTTCTCGAGAAGGACGACGACCTCCAGGCGGTCCGCATCGTCGAAGGCGAAGAACTCCCCGCGAGCGTCGAAGTCGTCGAGAAACCCCGACAGGGCAACGGCGAAGACGGCGGCGTCAACTGGCGGGACAACAAGTTCATCAGCGAGTGA